In Streptomyces sp. NBC_00341, the DNA window ACCGGGAGGTGAACCCGCCTACGGAGGTGGTGAGTTCGACATCGGTGTAGAGCGGTTCACGGGCCAGCTCTATGAGCTTCTTCAGCCGCTCCGGCATGAACACCGGGGGGACGATCCTGGCCCGCTCCAGCAGGTCCTGCGGGTCGTGGCCGGCCGGGATCGCGCCCAGCAGGCTGCTGCCGTAGGACTCCAGGGCGGGGAAGGCCGCCGCCGCTCCGGCCCTGGCCCGGTGCCGCACCTGTTCCTCGGGGAACCCTTCGGCGCTCAGTACGCTCATGCCGACACCACGCCGGGGAGCTTCGGGTAGGCGCTGGCCTCCCAGGCGGCGGTGCGGCCGGTGACGTACCGGGTGAAGCGCTCCAGGCCGATGCCGAAGCCGGAGCTGGCGGGGATGCCGCGGCGGGCCAGGTCGAGGTACCAGCCGTACTTCGCGGGGTTCTCGCCGGTCTCGCGCATCCGGGTGACCAGGGCCGCGTAGTCGTGTTCGCGCTCGCTGCCGCTGGCCAGCTCGCCGTAGCCCTCGGGGGCGATCAGGTCGAAGTTGCGCAGGATGCCGGGGCGTTCGGCGTCCTCCTGGTCGTAGAAGCCGCGCGAGCCCTTGGGGTAGTCGACGACGAAGAACGGGCGGCTGGTCTTCGCGGAGAGGATCTCCTCCCCCTCCCAGTCGATCTCGGCGCCCGGGTCCTGCGAGTGGCCGAGCGCCACCAGGTCCGCGGTGGCCTCCTGGTGCGTGGTGCGGGCGAACGCCCCCCGGACCACTTCCCGGAAGGCGTCCGGGTCCCGGCCCAGGAGCTCCAGGTCGCCGGGCATCTCGCGGACGACCTCGTCGACGACGTGCGCCACGAGCCGCTCGGCCAGCTCCATCGCGTCCTCGCGGCCGGCGTCGCGGATCTCCACGTCTATCTGGTGGAACTCCGCGAGATGGCGGTGGGTGACGGCCGTCTCCAGCGGTTCCAGGCGCACGTTGGGCGCGATGTAGAAGATCTTCTCGAAGGCCATCAGGGAGGCCTGCTTGTAGAGGATCGCGCTGGTCATCAGCTTGTACTTGTGGCCGTAGAAGTCGATGTCCACCTGCTTGGAGCCCCGGATGCCGGGGTCGGTGACCGGTCCGATGACCGGCGGCAGCAGTTCCTGGAACCCCTGACCGGTCAGGAAGGCGCGGGTGGCCGCGAGCATGCGGCTCTGCACCCGCAGCGTGGCCCGGGTCGGCTCCGCCATCAGGTGCTGGTCGGGAGAGACCGGGAACGTGGGCGCGACGCGGGCGCGGGGCTCGGCACTCGTGCTGGTCATGGTGCTACCTCCTGGGTGTGCTGCCGATGGGCCGCCGGTCGACGGGCCGCCGAGGGAAGCGGGGTGCGGGGGACGGACGGGGGAAGGGTGCGGTCGTGCCGGCGCTGGACGAAGGACAGGGCGTCGAACAGCCCGGCTGCGGTGAGCCGCCGGCCCCGGTCGCGGACCGGCCCCAGGGGCATCGCCCCGATCTCGGACCAGGTGAGGCGGCCGGAGCCGTCGATGCGGCTGCGGGAGCGGCCCGCGTTGTCGGGGTGCAGGCAGAAGGGGACGTCGAGGTAGCCGCGGGCGAAGGCCTTCAGCAGCGCCTGGCCCAGGTCGTCGTCGAGGTTCAGCACGGCTTCCACCAGGGCGCGGGCCTCCGCGTAGACCGCGCTGTCGGCCGCGGCGGCGGGCGGGGCCTGCACGGTACCGGGCCGGGCCTCGGCCGCCGCCCGGTGCCGGGACGCGGCGCGCGCGGCGACCCGCAGTGCCTCGACGTTCTCCGCCACCGTCGGGATGCGGTGTGCTTCGGCCACCGTCTTCACGATCAGCCGGGCCGCCCCGGTCTCCACGGCCAGTTCGGCCGAGCGCTCCAGGAGGTCCAGGGAACCGCTCCGGGTCTGCGGGTAGAGACCCATGTACGTGTAGAGGACGATGTGCCAGTCGGTGTCCGGCAGGAACTCACCGGCCAGCCGGCGCAGCGCGTGCACCGCGTCGCGGTCCTGCGCGGCGTTGGTCTGCTGGGCGTAGCTGAGCGAGATGCTGCGCAGCCCGGCGCGGTGGAAGAAGAGCGCCTCCAGCGCGCTGATCGCGACGAGGAGTCCGGGCGGGCAGAGCTGGCCGAGCATGCAGCCGCCGAAGGTCTCCAGGTGCGGTTCGGCGCCGGTGGCGCGCAGACCTGCCAGGAACTCGCAGCTCTCCTGCCAGTTGCGTACGGAGTCCAGGAGCGGGGTGCGGCCGTAGGGCAGGCAGTAGGAGACCGGGCCGCCCTCCGTCGCGTCCAGGCCGAGCCTGGCCAGTGCGGTGACGATGCGCTGGGGGCGTGCGGAGCCGTGCCGGATCTGGACGGGGAAGCCGGCGTCCCGGACACCGTCCAGGACCCAGCGCGAGGTGTGGGGGCTGTAGGAGGTGATGGGGAACCCGTTGAGCGGGACGCCGCTGTTCAGTGCGCGGACCGCGGACGCCTCGTCGCTCACCCGGGTGTAGCTGTCGATCGTCATGGTGCCGACGACCGCGTCTGCGGCGCCCTTGGTGGCCAGCAGTCCGGCCCGCATCAGAGCGGGTCCGGAGAAGCCCATGCGGGGCTGTACGACGAGAGTGCCGCGGTCCTGGGCCTCGGCCACGAAGCGGCCGAAGGAGAGCGGGCGCCGGTGCACGGTGGTGCGGCCGGCCGGGGCCGCCGCGAGGGCCTGCGGGGTCATCGTTCCACCTCCCTGGGCAGTGAGCCGACGTAGGACTCGAAGGCGGTGAGGTCGACGCCGTCCTGGAAGACCGCGTCGAACCCGGCCTTCCGCAGGACGTCGGCCTCCTTCTGCCCGCCGCCCGCGACACCGAGCTTGCCGCCGATGACGGCGGGCAGGCCGGTCAGCTCCCAGCGCGACCGGATGGCGCCGATCAGCGGCTGGGCGTCGTTGAAGCCGTGTCCGTTGACGCTGCTGACGACCAGCAGGTCGGGCTGGAACTTGCAGCAGGACTCGACGATCTCGTCCTCCGGCACGCAGGAACCCAGATTGACGACCTTGTGCCCGAGGTCTTCGAGCAGCAATTGGATGTAGATGAGATTCCAGGTGTGCGCATCGGACGGCAGTCCGGTGACAACAACATCCAGCGGCCCGGATCGATGACGAGCCGCCCATTCCGCAGGCTTCATTGTTCGCTTCGTCCACATCAT includes these proteins:
- a CDS encoding asparagine synthetase A, which codes for MTSTSAEPRARVAPTFPVSPDQHLMAEPTRATLRVQSRMLAATRAFLTGQGFQELLPPVIGPVTDPGIRGSKQVDIDFYGHKYKLMTSAILYKQASLMAFEKIFYIAPNVRLEPLETAVTHRHLAEFHQIDVEIRDAGREDAMELAERLVAHVVDEVVREMPGDLELLGRDPDAFREVVRGAFARTTHQEATADLVALGHSQDPGAEIDWEGEEILSAKTSRPFFVVDYPKGSRGFYDQEDAERPGILRNFDLIAPEGYGELASGSEREHDYAALVTRMRETGENPAKYGWYLDLARRGIPASSGFGIGLERFTRYVTGRTAAWEASAYPKLPGVVSA
- a CDS encoding methylaspartate mutase; the protein is MTPQALAAAPAGRTTVHRRPLSFGRFVAEAQDRGTLVVQPRMGFSGPALMRAGLLATKGAADAVVGTMTIDSYTRVSDEASAVRALNSGVPLNGFPITSYSPHTSRWVLDGVRDAGFPVQIRHGSARPQRIVTALARLGLDATEGGPVSYCLPYGRTPLLDSVRNWQESCEFLAGLRATGAEPHLETFGGCMLGQLCPPGLLVAISALEALFFHRAGLRSISLSYAQQTNAAQDRDAVHALRRLAGEFLPDTDWHIVLYTYMGLYPQTRSGSLDLLERSAELAVETGAARLIVKTVAEAHRIPTVAENVEALRVAARAASRHRAAAEARPGTVQAPPAAAADSAVYAEARALVEAVLNLDDDLGQALLKAFARGYLDVPFCLHPDNAGRSRSRIDGSGRLTWSEIGAMPLGPVRDRGRRLTAAGLFDALSFVQRRHDRTLPPSVPRTPLPSAARRPAAHRQHTQEVAP
- a CDS encoding cobalamin B12-binding domain-containing protein, which translates into the protein MKPAEWAARHRSGPLDVVVTGLPSDAHTWNLIYIQLLLEDLGHKVVNLGSCVPEDEIVESCCKFQPDLLVVSSVNGHGFNDAQPLIGAIRSRWELTGLPAVIGGKLGVAGGGQKEADVLRKAGFDAVFQDGVDLTAFESYVGSLPREVER